A genome region from Pygocentrus nattereri isolate fPygNat1 chromosome 10, fPygNat1.pri, whole genome shotgun sequence includes the following:
- the LOC108428602 gene encoding afadin isoform X3: MVNMLLSQLFLEQVAGINCGMSLNLQKPIRFITVIFCTSLYHFKIYDCKDNTSLTLMAFKLSTHASVVCASQRCLFIPCLTIAFIPFQDLVFHGIMRFYLQDHTAGSFATKCIRVSSTSTTQEVIEMLLEKFRPDVSIEPHPYSMYEVCGDEEGRRLDLSEKPLIVQLGWNKNTTEGRFILKYDSNMNLQNNGLEGQEKLGVIQNFKRTLSKKQKTNKQKKKESINTTTSEIYDLATGNMNRKNNHKQKIGTMDDAPKPVNNPAAMESCVLRNEEMKSEDGSHKSLPSPVKPAGRTQCTEQPNKRGIFKSFTPKQRHTFEPQNGSTVLENSRLKWNLPLSIQLGEKKEEAFLLAVVNYTNSSTVHFKLSPAYAFYLASRFVFSQSEERNKSHKKTAQRVTTIINRIVHLMDDVIQKQRTITVALAFWMANASEFLNFIRQDRDLATTTFHSQTALTQLVQKAFTYLSHRLLADLESHLPTFVTDAGEQSTQAAGIDFVLATFTRAMSLLRRFQVNPALSIQLFCQLFHFMGAWLLNRLTMAASGPNLCSHYWGMTLRQRLNHVEAWAERQGLELAADCHLSRIIQAATLLTMNSYAIKDAQKIHSTCFKLNSLQLRALMTKYQYAPKQPHIPHGLIESVVAMAESTENEVLKKEGREIRIEEDLHLHLPFLLPEEGYLCETLQGIPKGFQEFLEPICHRGLCTLMPHCLSLGSWTVYFQTSDSVPTNRSNCKPETVKIVLKKPLRSGMGISIVAAKGAGQEKLGIFIKSVVRGGAAYVDSRLTPGDQLLSVDGKSLIGVSQERAAEIMMCTGSSISLEIAKLAAVYYGLEEVLTQPSTSKAGADGEQAIQTSSGLDVNDISKQIACAASALPGVRENHHTAKKAIRKQDQKWLKHRLEYRSNPNLAYALQNSEEMSVDSAVNQITSVSTDNIIAGEESESGISKLCPDQTGSYREYLTLPVSRLQGSKAPRIVEQPHIFSTFSRGQDNVTSVKQARSQENLSYTDRGGPLVDRPLNLNKWSDQQTADLERRNMGGLWNISAAPQSMPVSQPKRIDVPLSHPTNTLSFGTFCQPMPAANSINLNSTCLSPAHGQVRNSQQISVLHSYHLQQHKGPTLASKQLLQSCITTQKPKPGKACETMQAIVCKSFPQDNTDKMSPSHPSDTFGPQGYKTVKKSDVQRAGGGLCPDPWKREAREQLEKLQRHQAVDLLEQEVLQLQAKVECTLEESEHLRRLSLEWQFQKRLQEFQQNEDKDEEEDEDYITVTTMQQTVLKSNEQQF, translated from the exons atggtaaacatgctcctgtcccaactttttttggaacaagttgcaggcatcaattgtGGAATGAGCCTAAATTTACAAAAACCAATAAGATTCATAACTGTTATATTTTGTACCAGTTTGTACCATTTCAAAATATATGATTGCAAAGACAACACAAGTTTAACTTTAATGGCATTCAAGTTATCGACTCATGCTTCAGTTGTTTGTGCTTCCCAACGTTGCTTATTTATACCATGTCTAACCATAGCTTTCATTCCATTTCAGGACCTGGTTTTCCATGGAATCATGCGCTTTTATCTTCAGGACCACACTGCAGGGAGCTTTGCAACCAAGTGCATTCGTGTCTCCAGCACTTCCACAACGCAAGAGGTCATTGAAATGCTGCTTGAGAAATTTAGGCCTGATGTCAGCATTGAGCCTCACCCATACTCTATGTATGAGGTCTGTGGAGATGAAG AGGGAAGGCGATTGGATCTCAGTGAGAAACCCTTAATTGTTCAGCTTGGCTGGAATAAAAACACCACAGAAGGCCGTTTCATCTTGAAGTATGACAGTAACATGAATTTGCAG AATAATGGCTTGGAAGGCCAGGAAAAGCTTGGGGTGATACAGAACTTTAAGAGGACATTGTCAAAGAAACAGaagacaaataaacagaagaaaaaagaaagtatcAACACTACAACATCAGAAATATATGACCTGGCTACTGGTAACATGAATCG CAAGAACAATCATAAACAAAAGATAGGAACAATGGATGATGCTCCTAAGCCGGTGAATAACCCAGCAGCGATGGAAAGTTGTGTACTGAGGAATGAAGAAATGAAGTCAG AGGATGGCAGCCACAAGTCATTGCCCAGCCCTGTTAAACCAGCT GGAAGAACACAGTGCACAGAGCAGCCCAATAAGAGGGGAATATTTAAGTCATTTACTCCAAAACAGCGTCACACTTTTGAACCCCAGAATGGAAG CACTGTACTAGAGAACTCCAGGCTAAAATGGAATCTTCCACTAAGTATTCAGCTTGGAGAAAAAA AAGAAGAAGCTTTCTTGCTTGCTGTAGTAAACTACACCAACAGCTCCACAGTACACTTTAAGCTCTCCCCAGCCTATGCTTTCTATTTGGCAAGCCGCTTTGTGTTCAGTCAGAGTGAGGAAAGGAACAAAAGTCACAAAAAGACAGCACAAAGAGTTACTACTATCATTAACAGGATTGTGCATTTGATGGATGATGTCATTCAG AAACAGAGGACCATTACTGTAGCTCTTGCCTTCTGGATGGCAAATGCTTCTGAGTTCCTGAACTTCATCAGGCAGGACAGGGATCTGGCCACCACCACATTCCATTCTCAGACTGCCCTGACTCAGCTGGTTCAGAAGGCTTTCAC CTACCTTTCACATCGTCTTCTGGCTGACCTCGAGAGTCATCTGCCCACTTTTGTGACAGATGCTGGAGAGCAGAGCACCCAAGCAGCTGGAATAG ATTTTGTATTGGCTACTTTCACAAGGGCTATGAGCTTATTGCGTCGATTCCAGGTCAACCCTGCTCTCAGCATCCAGCTCTTTTGTCAGCTCTTTCACTTCATGGGAGCATGGCTCCTGAACAGACTCACTATGGCTGCCTCAGGCCCCAATCTGTGCTCACACTACTGGGGCATGACCTTGCGCCAGCGGCTAAATCACGTGGAAGCCTgggcagagagacagggacTGGAGCTGGCTGCAGACTGCCACCTGAGCCGCATAATCCAG GCAGCAACTCTTTTGACCATGAACAGCTATGCTATTAAAGATGCACAGAAAATTCATTCCACTTGCTTCAAACTGAACTCCCTGCAGCTACGGGCATTAATGACTAAATATCAATATGCGCCCAAGCAACCTCACATTCCACAT GGTCTGATTGAGAGTGTGGTGGCAATGgcagagagcacagaaaatGAGGTGCTGAAGAAAGAAGGCAGAGAAATCAGAATAGAGGAGGATCTACACCTTCATCTGCCTTTCTTGCTTCCTGAGGAAGGTTACTTATGTGAGACACTGCAAGGCATTCCAAAGGGTTTTCAAGAGTTTCTGGAGCCAATCTGCCATAGAG GCCTTTGTACACTAATGcctcactgcctctctcttGGGTCTTGGACTGTTTACTTCCAGACATCAGACAGTGTCCCTACAAATAGGTCAAATTGT AAACCTGAGACTGTGAAAATCGTACTGAAGAAACCTTTGCGAAGTGGAATGGGCATAAGCATAGTAGCAGCAAAG GGAGCTGGACAAGAAAAGCTGGGAATTTTCATCAAATCTGTTGTTCGTGGGGGAGCAGCATATGTG GATAGCCGATTGACTCCTGGGGACCAGTTACTTAGCGTGGATGGCAAGAGTCTTATTGGAGTATCACAAGAACG GGCTGCTGAGATAATGATGTGCACTGGATCATCCATAAGCCTGGAGATTGCAAAGTTAGCAGCTGTTTATTATGGTCTGGAAGAGGTGCTTACCCAGCCATCAACATCTAAAG CTGGTGCTGATGGTGAACAGGCCATCCAGACATCCAGTGGTCTTGATGTGAATGACATTTCAAAGCAGATTGCATGTGCTGCTTCAGCACTGCCAGGGGTGCGGGAAAATCACCACACAGCCAAGAAAGCAATCAGGAAGCAAGACCAGAAATGGCTCAAGCACAGACTGGAGTATCGCTCAAACCCCAACTTGGCAT ATGCGCTTCAGAATTCTGAGGAAATGTCTGTTGATTCAGCCGTGAATCAGATCACATCAGTCTCCACTGACAATATCATTGCTGGT GAGGAATCTGAATCTGGCATTTCAAAGCTCTGTCCTGATCAGACTGGATCTTACAGGGAATATCTAACATTGCCAGTGTCTAGACTTCAGGGCAGTAAAGCACCAAGAATTGTTGAACAACCTCATATCTTCTCCACATTCTCCCGTGGTCAAGACAATGTAACTTCTGTG AAACAGGCTCGTTCTCAAGAGAACCTTTCCTATACGGACAGAGGAGGCCCCCTAGTGGACAGACCGCTGAATCTGAACAAATGGAGTGACCAACAAACGGCAGACTTGGAGAGGAGAAACATgggtggactgtggaatatttcagCAGCACCTCAGTCTATGCCTGTGTCACAGCCAAAGCGGATAGATGTCCCGTTGTCCCATCCAACCAACACTCTATCATTTGGCACTTTCTGCCAACCCATGCCAGCAGCAAACAGCATTAATCTCAACTCGACCTGTTTGAGTCCTGCTCACGGTCAAGTCAGAAACTCACAGCAAATCTCTGTATTGCATAGCTACCATTTGCAACAACACAAAGGTCCAACGCTGGCATCCAAGCAGCTACTTCAGTCTTGCATCACAACTCAGAAACCTAAACCTGGTAAGGCCTGTGAAACAATGCAAGCTATAGTGTGCAAGTCTTTCCCTCAGGATAACACAGACAAGATGAGCCCCTCACATCCAAGTGATACCTTTGGGCCTCAAGGGTATAAGACTGTCAAGAAGAGCGATGTGCAACGTGCTGGAGGTGGCCTTTGTCCAGACCCATGGAAGAGGGAGGCCCGGGAGCAGTTGGAGAAGCTGCAgaggcatcaggcagtggaCCTTCTGGAGCAGGAAGTGCTGCAGTTGCAGGCCAAAGTGGAATGCACCCTAGAGGAGAGTGAGCACCTGCGCAGACTCTCCCTTGAATGGCAGTTTCAAAAGAGGCTACAGGAGTTCCAGCAGAATGAAGACAAGGAtgaggaggaagatgaggacTACATAACAGTTACCACAATGCAGCAGACTGTGTTGAAAAGCAATGAGCAG CAGTTCTga
- the LOC108428602 gene encoding afadin isoform X4 has protein sequence MRFYLQDHTAGSFATKCIRVSSTSTTQEVIEMLLEKFRPDVSIEPHPYSMYEVCGDEEGRRLDLSEKPLIVQLGWNKNTTEGRFILKYDSNMNLQNNGLEGQEKLGVIQNFKRTLSKKQKTNKQKKKESINTTTSEIYDLATGNMNRKNNHKQKIGTMDDAPKPVNNPAAMESCVLRNEEMKSEDGSHKSLPSPVKPAGRTQCTEQPNKRGIFKSFTPKQRHTFEPQNGSTVLENSRLKWNLPLSIQLGEKKEEAFLLAVVNYTNSSTVHFKLSPAYAFYLASRFVFSQSEERNKSHKKTAQRVTTIINRIVHLMDDVIQKQRTITVALAFWMANASEFLNFIRQDRDLATTTFHSQTALTQLVQKAFTYLSHRLLADLESHLPTFVTDAGEQSTQAAGIDFVLATFTRAMSLLRRFQVNPALSIQLFCQLFHFMGAWLLNRLTMAASGPNLCSHYWGMTLRQRLNHVEAWAERQGLELAADCHLSRIIQAATLLTMNSYAIKDAQKIHSTCFKLNSLQLRALMTKYQYAPKQPHIPHGLIESVVAMAESTENEVLKKEGREIRIEEDLHLHLPFLLPEEGYLCETLQGIPKGFQEFLEPICHRGLCTLMPHCLSLGSWTVYFQTSDSVPTNRSNCKPETVKIVLKKPLRSGMGISIVAAKGAGQEKLGIFIKSVVRGGAAYVDSRLTPGDQLLSVDGKSLIGVSQERAAEIMMCTGSSISLEIAKLAAVYYGLEEVLTQPSTSKAGADGEQAIQTSSGLDVNDISKQIACAASALPGVRENHHTAKKAIRKQDQKWLKHRLEYRSNPNLAYALQNSEEMSVDSAVNQITSVSTDNIIAGEESESGISKLCPDQTGSYREYLTLPVSRLQGSKAPRIVEQPHIFSTFSRGQDNVTSVKQARSQENLSYTDRGGPLVDRPLNLNKWSDQQTADLERRNMGGLWNISAAPQSMPVSQPKRIDVPLSHPTNTLSFGTFCQPMPAANSINLNSTCLSPAHGQVRNSQQISVLHSYHLQQHKGPTLASKQLLQSCITTQKPKPGKACETMQAIVCKSFPQDNTDKMSPSHPSDTFGPQGYKTVKKSDVQRAGGGLCPDPWKREAREQLEKLQRHQAVDLLEQEVLQLQAKVECTLEESEHLRRLSLEWQFQKRLQEFQQNEDKDEEEDEDYITVTTMQQTVLKSNEQSKAMELHNGQKLCESQAQLAQQQKGHSAEEDSFKDAVPERSSETNTQRVTVSFGQLNQEHKNFKNVREPENLTFRERQQLFSLTMNEKYKVKVS, from the exons ATGCGCTTTTATCTTCAGGACCACACTGCAGGGAGCTTTGCAACCAAGTGCATTCGTGTCTCCAGCACTTCCACAACGCAAGAGGTCATTGAAATGCTGCTTGAGAAATTTAGGCCTGATGTCAGCATTGAGCCTCACCCATACTCTATGTATGAGGTCTGTGGAGATGAAG AGGGAAGGCGATTGGATCTCAGTGAGAAACCCTTAATTGTTCAGCTTGGCTGGAATAAAAACACCACAGAAGGCCGTTTCATCTTGAAGTATGACAGTAACATGAATTTGCAG AATAATGGCTTGGAAGGCCAGGAAAAGCTTGGGGTGATACAGAACTTTAAGAGGACATTGTCAAAGAAACAGaagacaaataaacagaagaaaaaagaaagtatcAACACTACAACATCAGAAATATATGACCTGGCTACTGGTAACATGAATCG CAAGAACAATCATAAACAAAAGATAGGAACAATGGATGATGCTCCTAAGCCGGTGAATAACCCAGCAGCGATGGAAAGTTGTGTACTGAGGAATGAAGAAATGAAGTCAG AGGATGGCAGCCACAAGTCATTGCCCAGCCCTGTTAAACCAGCT GGAAGAACACAGTGCACAGAGCAGCCCAATAAGAGGGGAATATTTAAGTCATTTACTCCAAAACAGCGTCACACTTTTGAACCCCAGAATGGAAG CACTGTACTAGAGAACTCCAGGCTAAAATGGAATCTTCCACTAAGTATTCAGCTTGGAGAAAAAA AAGAAGAAGCTTTCTTGCTTGCTGTAGTAAACTACACCAACAGCTCCACAGTACACTTTAAGCTCTCCCCAGCCTATGCTTTCTATTTGGCAAGCCGCTTTGTGTTCAGTCAGAGTGAGGAAAGGAACAAAAGTCACAAAAAGACAGCACAAAGAGTTACTACTATCATTAACAGGATTGTGCATTTGATGGATGATGTCATTCAG AAACAGAGGACCATTACTGTAGCTCTTGCCTTCTGGATGGCAAATGCTTCTGAGTTCCTGAACTTCATCAGGCAGGACAGGGATCTGGCCACCACCACATTCCATTCTCAGACTGCCCTGACTCAGCTGGTTCAGAAGGCTTTCAC CTACCTTTCACATCGTCTTCTGGCTGACCTCGAGAGTCATCTGCCCACTTTTGTGACAGATGCTGGAGAGCAGAGCACCCAAGCAGCTGGAATAG ATTTTGTATTGGCTACTTTCACAAGGGCTATGAGCTTATTGCGTCGATTCCAGGTCAACCCTGCTCTCAGCATCCAGCTCTTTTGTCAGCTCTTTCACTTCATGGGAGCATGGCTCCTGAACAGACTCACTATGGCTGCCTCAGGCCCCAATCTGTGCTCACACTACTGGGGCATGACCTTGCGCCAGCGGCTAAATCACGTGGAAGCCTgggcagagagacagggacTGGAGCTGGCTGCAGACTGCCACCTGAGCCGCATAATCCAG GCAGCAACTCTTTTGACCATGAACAGCTATGCTATTAAAGATGCACAGAAAATTCATTCCACTTGCTTCAAACTGAACTCCCTGCAGCTACGGGCATTAATGACTAAATATCAATATGCGCCCAAGCAACCTCACATTCCACAT GGTCTGATTGAGAGTGTGGTGGCAATGgcagagagcacagaaaatGAGGTGCTGAAGAAAGAAGGCAGAGAAATCAGAATAGAGGAGGATCTACACCTTCATCTGCCTTTCTTGCTTCCTGAGGAAGGTTACTTATGTGAGACACTGCAAGGCATTCCAAAGGGTTTTCAAGAGTTTCTGGAGCCAATCTGCCATAGAG GCCTTTGTACACTAATGcctcactgcctctctcttGGGTCTTGGACTGTTTACTTCCAGACATCAGACAGTGTCCCTACAAATAGGTCAAATTGT AAACCTGAGACTGTGAAAATCGTACTGAAGAAACCTTTGCGAAGTGGAATGGGCATAAGCATAGTAGCAGCAAAG GGAGCTGGACAAGAAAAGCTGGGAATTTTCATCAAATCTGTTGTTCGTGGGGGAGCAGCATATGTG GATAGCCGATTGACTCCTGGGGACCAGTTACTTAGCGTGGATGGCAAGAGTCTTATTGGAGTATCACAAGAACG GGCTGCTGAGATAATGATGTGCACTGGATCATCCATAAGCCTGGAGATTGCAAAGTTAGCAGCTGTTTATTATGGTCTGGAAGAGGTGCTTACCCAGCCATCAACATCTAAAG CTGGTGCTGATGGTGAACAGGCCATCCAGACATCCAGTGGTCTTGATGTGAATGACATTTCAAAGCAGATTGCATGTGCTGCTTCAGCACTGCCAGGGGTGCGGGAAAATCACCACACAGCCAAGAAAGCAATCAGGAAGCAAGACCAGAAATGGCTCAAGCACAGACTGGAGTATCGCTCAAACCCCAACTTGGCAT ATGCGCTTCAGAATTCTGAGGAAATGTCTGTTGATTCAGCCGTGAATCAGATCACATCAGTCTCCACTGACAATATCATTGCTGGT GAGGAATCTGAATCTGGCATTTCAAAGCTCTGTCCTGATCAGACTGGATCTTACAGGGAATATCTAACATTGCCAGTGTCTAGACTTCAGGGCAGTAAAGCACCAAGAATTGTTGAACAACCTCATATCTTCTCCACATTCTCCCGTGGTCAAGACAATGTAACTTCTGTG AAACAGGCTCGTTCTCAAGAGAACCTTTCCTATACGGACAGAGGAGGCCCCCTAGTGGACAGACCGCTGAATCTGAACAAATGGAGTGACCAACAAACGGCAGACTTGGAGAGGAGAAACATgggtggactgtggaatatttcagCAGCACCTCAGTCTATGCCTGTGTCACAGCCAAAGCGGATAGATGTCCCGTTGTCCCATCCAACCAACACTCTATCATTTGGCACTTTCTGCCAACCCATGCCAGCAGCAAACAGCATTAATCTCAACTCGACCTGTTTGAGTCCTGCTCACGGTCAAGTCAGAAACTCACAGCAAATCTCTGTATTGCATAGCTACCATTTGCAACAACACAAAGGTCCAACGCTGGCATCCAAGCAGCTACTTCAGTCTTGCATCACAACTCAGAAACCTAAACCTGGTAAGGCCTGTGAAACAATGCAAGCTATAGTGTGCAAGTCTTTCCCTCAGGATAACACAGACAAGATGAGCCCCTCACATCCAAGTGATACCTTTGGGCCTCAAGGGTATAAGACTGTCAAGAAGAGCGATGTGCAACGTGCTGGAGGTGGCCTTTGTCCAGACCCATGGAAGAGGGAGGCCCGGGAGCAGTTGGAGAAGCTGCAgaggcatcaggcagtggaCCTTCTGGAGCAGGAAGTGCTGCAGTTGCAGGCCAAAGTGGAATGCACCCTAGAGGAGAGTGAGCACCTGCGCAGACTCTCCCTTGAATGGCAGTTTCAAAAGAGGCTACAGGAGTTCCAGCAGAATGAAGACAAGGAtgaggaggaagatgaggacTACATAACAGTTACCACAATGCAGCAGACTGTGTTGAAAAGCAATGAGCAG TCCAAGGCAATGGAGTTGCATAATGGACAGAAGCTGTGTGAGAGTCAGGCTCAACTGGCACAACAACAGAAAGGCCATTCTGCTGAAGAGGACAGCTTCAAAG ATGCAGTTCCTGAAAGGTCTTCTGAAACTAACACCCAGCGTGTCACAGTTTCCTTTGG TCAACTCAATCAAGAACATAAGAACTTCAAGAATGTAAGAGAACCAGAGAATCTGACCTTCAGGGAGCGACAGCAGCTGTTTTCCTTGACcatgaatgaaaaatacaaaGTCAAAGTATCATGA